A part of Coffea eugenioides isolate CCC68of unplaced genomic scaffold, Ceug_1.0 ScVebR1_348;HRSCAF=1009, whole genome shotgun sequence genomic DNA contains:
- the LOC113757962 gene encoding uncharacterized protein LOC113757962, with protein sequence MNLLPLPSSERVNLDGKKKANFVRSLHEKVCTNIERRTFQYVQEANKSRRKLVFEPSDWIWLHLCKERFLKQRQSKLRPRGDGPFQVIEHINDNAYRLELLGEYNVSVTFNVADLSPFLAGDEHDLRANSSQEEGNDADDADLQADHGVHVDLMKVRQGPVIRARVRRFKESLLTLVYAVQAQEGSFTSIEGINLEDSRKPTKMMLSIKGDNGQASSKH encoded by the exons atga ACTTGTTGCCTTTACCTTCTTCTGAGCGTGTGAATCTAGATGGCAAAAAGAAGGCCAACTTTGTGAGGTCATTACATGAAAAGGTGTGCACTAACATTGAAAGAAGAACCTTCCAATATGTCCAAGAAGCTAACAAGAGTAGGCGCAAGTTAGTTTTTGAACCCAGTGATTGGATATGGTTACACTTGTGCAAGGAAAGGTTTCTCAAACAACGTCAAAGCAAGTTGAGACCAAGAGGAGATGGTCCTTTCCAAGTGATCGAGCACATCAATGACAATGCATATCGTTTGGAACTTCTTGGTGAGTATAATGTAAGTGTTACATTCAATGTTGCTGACTTAAGTCCGTTTCTGGCAGGTGATGAACAtgatttgagggcaaattcTTCTCAAGAagaggggaatgatgcggatGATGCGGACTTGCAAGCTGACCATGGTGTGCATGTAGACCTCATGAAGGTTCGTCAAGGTCCAGTAATTCGTGCAAGAGTTAGAAGATTCAAAGAGTCACTCTTGACCTTAGTATATGCTGTGCAAGCACAAGAAGGATCCTTCACAAGCATTGAAGGTATCAACTTGGAAGATTCTCGCAAACCGACTAAGATGATGTTATCCATTAAAGGTGACAATGGTCAAGCGTCAAGCAAGCATTAG